The Lysinibacillus pakistanensis genome includes a window with the following:
- a CDS encoding ABC transporter ATP-binding protein — translation MIEIRDLTKRYGSFTALDHLNLTLEEGVVFGFVGANGAGKSTTFSILATLLSPTSGDALINGKSVITEPKEVRKQIGYMPDFFGVYDQLKVDEYLDFYGASYGIGAAERKVLIPQLLELVNLTSKRYEYVDLLSRGMKQRLCLARALIHDPKVLILDEPASGLDPRARVEMRDILRNLKSMGKTILISSHILPELAEMCDEIGVIDNGKLIAHGNVSSIQAQLQGEKRIVIKVTDRVNEVRAFLEEDPLISSIDVIDNRLEIAFNYRGTDADQVALLKKAMLANLPIYALSEEEKDLEDVFMAITKGADNQ, via the coding sequence ATGATTGAAATTCGTGATTTGACGAAAAGATATGGCTCCTTTACAGCTTTAGATCATCTAAATCTAACATTAGAAGAAGGCGTTGTTTTTGGATTTGTTGGTGCTAATGGAGCAGGGAAATCCACTACTTTCTCGATATTAGCGACCCTGTTGTCTCCAACTTCTGGTGATGCACTTATTAATGGAAAGAGTGTCATTACAGAACCAAAAGAGGTACGAAAGCAAATTGGCTATATGCCAGATTTCTTTGGTGTGTATGATCAATTAAAGGTGGATGAATATCTAGATTTCTATGGTGCTAGCTATGGAATAGGTGCAGCTGAACGAAAGGTTCTTATTCCACAGCTACTTGAACTTGTGAATTTAACAAGTAAACGTTATGAATATGTAGATTTATTGTCGCGTGGGATGAAGCAACGTTTATGCCTAGCACGAGCTCTTATCCATGACCCAAAGGTATTAATATTGGATGAGCCTGCCTCGGGATTAGATCCACGTGCACGAGTAGAAATGCGAGATATTTTGCGAAATCTAAAATCAATGGGCAAAACGATATTAATTTCCTCGCATATTCTACCAGAGCTTGCAGAAATGTGTGATGAAATTGGCGTTATTGATAATGGAAAGCTTATTGCTCATGGCAATGTCTCTTCCATCCAGGCCCAGCTACAAGGTGAGAAACGTATTGTTATTAAGGTTACAGATCGAGTAAATGAGGTACGTGCTTTCTTAGAGGAGGACCCTTTAATCTCCTCGATAGATGTAATAGATAATCGCCTAGAAATAGCCTTTAATTATCGGGGAACAGATGCAGATCAAGTAGCACTCTTAAAAAAGGCAATGCTAGCGAATTTACCTATCTATGCATTAAGTGAAGAGGAAAAAGATTTAGAGGATGTCTTTATGGCGATTACGAAGGGAGCGGACAATCAATGA
- a CDS encoding LysR family transcriptional regulator, protein MATEAEILKVLAEERNMRKAAERLFLSQPALSQRLQTIEKDWGAQLFIRSQKGLTATPAGELVIGYATEMLSKKEEIFETIQSLTTKVNGTLKIACASIVGQNWLPKILKDFVAKYPEAKISLMTGWSSEIVKALYEGEAHVGIVRGQVDWKGEKIHLFRDTLYLVDKELKTIEDVLSTERPFIQFKSDSNYYQEIQQWWQQHFASNPRRQILVDQIEICKQMALDGIGYAILPSITLNDHDGINKIALTNNEKEFGLTRDTWLIGYESSFELRQVEAFVEVVQDHARCLFDYLK, encoded by the coding sequence ATGGCAACAGAAGCTGAAATCTTAAAAGTATTAGCTGAGGAACGCAATATGCGAAAGGCAGCAGAACGTCTATTTTTATCCCAACCAGCGCTTTCTCAACGTTTGCAAACGATTGAAAAGGATTGGGGAGCGCAGCTATTTATTCGTTCGCAAAAAGGATTGACGGCAACACCTGCTGGAGAGCTAGTGATTGGCTATGCTACAGAAATGCTAAGTAAAAAAGAAGAGATTTTTGAAACAATCCAATCATTGACAACAAAAGTAAATGGGACATTGAAAATCGCCTGTGCTTCGATTGTTGGGCAAAACTGGCTACCTAAAATATTGAAGGATTTTGTAGCAAAATATCCTGAGGCGAAGATCTCGCTTATGACAGGCTGGAGCTCTGAAATTGTGAAAGCACTGTATGAAGGAGAGGCTCATGTGGGGATTGTTCGTGGACAGGTTGATTGGAAGGGAGAAAAAATTCATCTTTTTCGGGATACCCTTTATTTAGTTGATAAGGAATTAAAAACAATTGAAGATGTACTTTCTACAGAGCGACCTTTTATTCAATTTAAAAGTGATTCTAATTATTATCAAGAAATTCAACAATGGTGGCAGCAGCATTTTGCTTCAAATCCTAGACGACAAATTTTGGTTGATCAAATTGAAATCTGTAAACAAATGGCATTAGACGGCATTGGTTATGCAATTTTACCCTCCATCACTTTAAATGATCATGATGGTATTAATAAAATAGCTCTTACAAATAATGAAAAAGAATTTGGTTTAACGCGCGATACATGGTTAATAGGGTATGAATCCTCATTTGAATTGCGGCAAGTAGAGGCTTTCGTCGAAGTGGTACAAGATCATGCACGATGCTTGTTTGATTACTTGAAATAG
- the cbpB gene encoding cyclic-di-AMP-binding protein CbpB encodes MISTNSKDLLAMPISDFIISSEKVAHVQSGNSAEHALLVLTRTGYSSIPVLDLKYRLQGLLSMKMITESILGLEHIEYEKLPDIKVDTIMEKDIAVLKLTDTFQRALDLVINHAFLCVVDEEGTFAGILTRRVILKQLKKYIYLKE; translated from the coding sequence ATGATTTCAACTAACAGCAAAGACTTATTAGCAATGCCAATTAGTGATTTTATTATTTCATCTGAAAAGGTTGCACATGTACAAAGTGGGAATAGTGCAGAGCATGCACTCCTTGTACTTACACGTACAGGGTATTCGTCGATACCTGTTTTAGATTTGAAATACCGACTTCAAGGGCTACTAAGCATGAAAATGATTACAGAATCCATTCTTGGACTCGAACATATTGAATATGAAAAGCTTCCTGATATTAAAGTGGATACAATTATGGAGAAAGATATTGCCGTATTAAAGTTAACAGATACTTTTCAGCGGGCTCTCGATTTAGTGATTAATCATGCCTTTTTATGTGTTGTGGACGAAGAAGGTACATTTGCAGGGATTTTAACGAGACGTGTAATTTTAAAGCAATTGAAAAAATATATTTATCTAAAAGAGTAG
- a CDS encoding ABC transporter permease has protein sequence MMERFYNPVLVKELKLRFRSFKSFSGLMFYLAVLCIFIAGFLLLTTGFTGRGFFRPDTSFMMFAVLTILQMALVLFITPSLTAGAISSEREKQTLNILLTTTQSSTQIIIGKLLSSVAFLVLMLIAGLPLYSLVFLFGGVSPSQLISIFLFYLVTVVAIGSIGVMFSTITKRTIVAMIATYGSIIFLGGITAFFFFLTMAFHQSGNTIGTNTSYMTYFWASINPGALMLTLISPEMGDALSELSGVKLPVWITYLIAYILIIVLCLTIAIKKLRANMKSNR, from the coding sequence ATGATGGAACGATTTTATAATCCGGTACTCGTAAAAGAATTGAAGTTACGCTTCCGTTCTTTTAAAAGTTTCTCAGGATTGATGTTTTATTTAGCAGTACTTTGTATTTTTATAGCAGGATTTCTTCTACTAACTACTGGATTCACCGGTAGAGGCTTCTTTAGACCAGATACAAGCTTTATGATGTTTGCTGTATTAACTATTTTACAGATGGCTCTTGTCCTATTTATTACACCGAGCTTGACTGCTGGTGCTATTAGTAGTGAAAGGGAAAAGCAAACATTAAATATTTTACTAACAACAACACAAAGCTCTACACAAATCATTATTGGTAAACTTCTCTCTTCAGTAGCATTTTTAGTATTAATGCTAATCGCAGGGCTACCTTTATATAGTTTAGTATTTTTATTTGGTGGGGTATCACCATCTCAGTTAATTTCAATATTTTTATTTTATCTAGTAACAGTAGTTGCAATAGGTAGTATTGGGGTAATGTTTTCAACCATTACCAAAAGAACAATCGTTGCCATGATTGCAACATATGGTTCAATTATCTTCTTAGGTGGTATTACGGCATTTTTCTTCTTTTTAACAATGGCCTTCCATCAGTCGGGGAATACCATAGGCACGAATACCTCCTATATGACATATTTCTGGGCGTCCATTAACCCAGGTGCATTGATGTTAACACTTATTTCACCAGAAATGGGAGACGCGCTTAGCGAACTTTCAGGCGTCAAATTACCTGTTTGGATTACGTATTTAATAGCGTATATCTTGATTATCGTTTTATGCCTAACAATCGCCATTAAAAAATTACGTGCCAACATGAAAAGTAACCGATGA